The following coding sequences lie in one Polynucleobacter necessarius genomic window:
- the prmC gene encoding peptide chain release factor N(5)-glutamine methyltransferase: protein MNGNLSLRSLLNHSALATSEAKILMAYILEKHYQLPRSALLSRDNMQLHPEAMENWQNLESRRLAGEPIAYLVGKRGFHNIELYVAPGVLIPRPETELLVEIGLREIKRIRNSTTVLDLGTGSGAIALAIAHDAPQAIVTATDQSPEALDIAKINAQQLKMVSRVRFIQGSWYEPLDAHASFDIILSNPPYIAAQDAHLSQGDLRFEPFSALTDQGNGLSCIEIIISGALGHLNSNGLIAIEHGFDQSDAVVTLLKLAGFHDIQTHQDFAGHYRVASGKKIDGNNLFPH from the coding sequence ATGAATGGAAATCTTAGCCTGCGCTCTTTATTAAATCATTCTGCGCTTGCTACCTCTGAGGCAAAGATTCTCATGGCTTACATTCTCGAGAAACATTATCAACTTCCCCGCTCTGCCCTATTATCGCGGGATAATATGCAATTGCATCCAGAAGCAATGGAGAATTGGCAAAACCTTGAATCCAGACGATTGGCTGGGGAGCCGATAGCCTATCTCGTTGGCAAGCGAGGATTTCATAATATCGAGCTCTATGTTGCCCCTGGCGTTCTCATTCCGCGTCCTGAAACTGAGTTGCTAGTTGAAATCGGCTTACGCGAAATTAAGCGCATTCGCAATTCAACAACTGTTCTCGATTTGGGGACGGGCTCAGGTGCAATTGCTCTAGCTATTGCCCATGATGCACCTCAGGCTATAGTGACTGCCACCGATCAATCGCCCGAGGCTTTGGACATTGCCAAAATAAACGCTCAGCAATTAAAGATGGTATCCCGTGTTCGGTTCATTCAGGGGAGCTGGTACGAACCCTTGGATGCTCACGCCTCTTTTGACATCATCCTCAGTAACCCGCCCTATATTGCGGCACAGGATGCCCATCTAAGTCAAGGCGACCTCCGTTTTGAACCATTTTCAGCCCTTACTGACCAAGGTAATGGTCTGTCTTGCATAGAAATCATTATTTCTGGGGCTTTAGGCCATCTCAATTCCAACGGTCTCATTGCCATTGAGCATGGCTTTGATCAGTCCGATGCCGTAGTTACCCTCTTGAAGCTGGCAGGCTTTCACGATATCCAAACCCATCAAGATTTTGCCGGTCATTACCGTGTAGCTTCTGGCAAAAAAATAGACGGGAATAACCTTTTTCCGCATTAA
- the rmuC gene encoding DNA recombination protein RmuC has translation MTFDLSSLLLFGLPVGICAGLLVYALNLRSALSRAELQVQTEIALTQSLRTERDQALQNAIRLESELDSERKQGLGRIESLNEAKEALTNQFKNLANEILEDKSKRFTEQNTANLDALLKPLQTKLTEFKEQVNTSYGNEARERHALKSEIERLANLNLRMSDETRSLTQALKGDSKVRGNWGELVLESILESSGLRKGEEYVVQDSHTQTDGSRLQPDVVIKLPEGKSLVVDSKVSITAYARHAETTDPAIAEQELAAHIHSLRQHIQGLSGKNYSSLYGANSVDFVLMFVPIEPAFLLALKTAPNLYQEALAKNIVLVCPSTLMATLRTVAHLWRQDHQNRNALEIAKQCGNLYDKFVGFVDDLEKLGQRLDQAQTSYHDAFNKLKTGKGNLIRSAEKVRELGVKPNKNIAAPLLESSSDFE, from the coding sequence GTGACTTTTGATTTAAGCTCTCTTTTACTGTTTGGCCTGCCAGTTGGAATTTGCGCAGGCCTTTTAGTTTACGCACTAAATCTTCGATCCGCGCTTTCTCGTGCAGAGCTGCAGGTCCAGACAGAAATCGCTCTCACTCAAAGTCTTCGTACAGAGCGCGATCAAGCACTGCAAAATGCAATTAGACTAGAATCAGAGTTAGACTCTGAACGCAAACAAGGGCTTGGAAGAATTGAATCTCTAAATGAAGCTAAAGAAGCACTTACGAATCAGTTTAAAAATTTAGCTAATGAAATCTTGGAAGATAAATCCAAGCGCTTTACGGAACAAAATACTGCCAACCTAGACGCCCTTCTCAAACCATTGCAAACCAAGCTCACCGAATTTAAAGAGCAAGTAAATACCTCTTATGGCAACGAAGCCCGCGAACGTCACGCCCTCAAAAGCGAAATTGAGCGATTAGCCAACCTGAATCTGCGCATGTCTGATGAAACGCGTTCACTAACGCAAGCATTAAAGGGTGACTCTAAAGTACGAGGTAATTGGGGCGAGCTAGTACTGGAATCAATCCTTGAATCTTCTGGTTTGCGTAAAGGCGAAGAATATGTCGTTCAAGATAGTCATACTCAAACCGATGGCTCTCGTCTCCAACCAGACGTAGTAATCAAGCTACCTGAGGGCAAGAGTCTAGTGGTTGACAGCAAAGTGTCCATTACTGCTTACGCTCGTCATGCTGAGACTACCGACCCCGCTATTGCCGAGCAAGAACTTGCTGCACATATTCATTCGCTGCGCCAACATATTCAGGGACTCTCAGGAAAGAATTACAGCTCTCTTTATGGCGCCAACTCAGTAGATTTTGTCTTAATGTTTGTTCCGATAGAACCAGCATTTTTACTTGCATTGAAAACCGCTCCGAATCTATATCAAGAAGCTTTGGCAAAAAATATTGTTTTGGTCTGTCCTAGTACGTTAATGGCGACCTTGCGAACTGTTGCCCACTTGTGGCGGCAAGATCATCAAAATCGTAATGCTTTAGAAATTGCTAAACAATGTGGCAACCTCTACGATAAGTTTGTAGGATTTGTTGATGACTTGGAAAAATTAGGTCAACGCCTAGATCAAGCACAAACTAGCTATCACGATGCATTTAACAAGCTAAAAACAGGCAAAGGGAATCTTATACGTTCTGCTGAGAAGGTTCGCGAGCTAGGCGTGAAACCCAATAAAAATATAGCCGCACCCTTATTAGAATCGTCTTCAGACTTTGAATAA
- a CDS encoding phasin family protein: MNQDQITAKLSQINSKGLEATFSLSEAALENAQKLAELNYAASKDVLVNTQDSIQQVLTAKDPKQVTKLFNAETLQSAGNQAVAYQKKVSKVLRDSNKEFVNVVDASIDQLQDGFQDWINTVAANAPAGSDAFLSSFKTVYGSALQGFEQFHAVSRSFCNSRKNC; the protein is encoded by the coding sequence ATGAACCAAGATCAAATCACCGCTAAATTGTCCCAAATTAACAGTAAAGGCCTTGAGGCTACATTTTCATTAAGCGAAGCTGCTTTAGAAAATGCTCAAAAATTGGCTGAGTTGAACTATGCGGCTTCCAAAGATGTTTTAGTAAATACTCAAGATAGCATTCAACAAGTGTTGACAGCTAAGGATCCAAAGCAAGTTACTAAATTGTTTAATGCCGAGACATTGCAATCTGCTGGCAACCAAGCTGTTGCCTACCAAAAGAAAGTAAGCAAAGTATTGCGTGATAGCAATAAAGAATTTGTAAACGTTGTTGATGCAAGTATTGACCAATTGCAAGATGGTTTCCAGGATTGGATTAATACTGTAGCCGCAAATGCTCCTGCAGGTTCTGATGCTTTCTTGTCTTCATTCAAGACTGTATACGGTAGTGCATTGCAAGGCTTTGAGCAATTCCACGCTGTTAGCAGAAGCTTTTGCAACAGCAGAAAAAATTGCTGA
- the grxD gene encoding Grx4 family monothiol glutaredoxin — MDTQTQIKEIITSHPVVLFMKGTAQFPQCGFSGNAINILRASSVEKLHTVNVLEDAEIRQGIKEYANWPTIPQLYINGEFIGGSDIMTEMFQSGELQKLVKA; from the coding sequence ATGGATACCCAAACCCAAATTAAAGAAATTATTACCAGCCACCCTGTTGTGTTGTTTATGAAGGGAACGGCACAATTTCCACAGTGTGGATTCTCAGGCAACGCAATTAATATTTTGCGTGCTAGTAGTGTGGAAAAACTGCATACCGTTAATGTTTTAGAAGATGCTGAAATTCGTCAAGGTATCAAAGAATATGCCAATTGGCCTACTATTCCGCAACTCTATATCAACGGTGAATTTATCGGTGGCTCGGACATCATGACTGAAATGTTTCAGTCAGGTGAACTCCAAAAGCTTGTTAAAGCTTAA